The uncultured Hyphomonas sp. genome includes a window with the following:
- a CDS encoding DUF2497 domain-containing protein — translation MANEAHKEPTMEEILASIRKIISDDAAAPASAPEPEPEIANDEEDDVSLEEVMFDEDVREEPAEAEAAEEFEMESFEIEDFSAEEPPEAAPEPAQSFESLLSASRAAEAEPEPAPRPVPEPVAVAPAPAQPKPAPAPAPVEKPMSASPAYDNASLTDESTANAAAGALGKLISKMDLGTDNTLEGLVRELLRPMIKEWLDANLATIVEQKVEAEVERISRMAR, via the coding sequence ATGGCCAACGAAGCACATAAGGAACCGACGATGGAGGAAATCCTCGCGTCGATCCGTAAAATTATCTCTGACGATGCAGCGGCGCCGGCCTCGGCCCCTGAACCGGAACCCGAAATCGCCAATGACGAGGAAGACGATGTCAGCCTCGAAGAGGTGATGTTCGATGAAGACGTCCGTGAAGAACCTGCCGAAGCCGAAGCGGCCGAAGAGTTCGAAATGGAATCGTTTGAAATCGAGGACTTCTCTGCCGAGGAGCCGCCGGAAGCAGCCCCGGAACCGGCCCAGAGTTTTGAATCCCTGCTGAGCGCTTCCCGCGCGGCTGAAGCTGAACCTGAGCCGGCCCCCCGGCCAGTTCCGGAGCCCGTCGCCGTCGCGCCCGCACCAGCCCAGCCCAAACCGGCGCCAGCTCCTGCGCCAGTGGAGAAACCCATGTCCGCCTCACCCGCCTATGACAACGCCTCTCTGACCGACGAATCGACGGCAAACGCCGCCGCTGGCGCGCTCGGCAAGCTGATCTCGAAGATGGACCTCGGCACCGACAATACGCTCGAAGGCCTGGTTCGCGAACTGCTGCGTCCGATGATCAAGGAGTGGCTGGATGCCAACCTTGCGACCATCGTTGAGCAGAAAGTTGAGGCAGAGGTAGAGCGGATCTCCCGCATGGCACGCTAG